The following are from one region of the Paramagnetospirillum magnetotacticum MS-1 genome:
- a CDS encoding sensor histidine kinase, producing MIRGTVTPRRVLLVALFLSSPTAIMLVVLAGAGRLDIWPAIGTWVMVTSLLLPLVRSHLGELSGLANWVRTLAHGGDIATAPGKDGMALAEIAAAVAALRRLWQHRSAELAETARWNASLLENLPDPLLLLDSGRRVVRANRAATRLFGRDPAGSDLAAVLRDPTVTEAVQAVVSGAAPFRECEFTQAIPVERFFAARIERLDGQPAFEAAIALLTLHELTAIRRMERMRADFVANASHELRTPLAALSGFIETLQGPARDDEEAREKFLGIMAEQSGRMSRLVADLLSLSRIELDEHSQPGETVDLARLATSAAEALRPLASPRGMELVVEIADGLPPVTGQSDQLAQLLQNLMENAVKYGNDGSAVEVSVALADSAPSGAGTALRAGPVVRLAVKDHGEGIPAEHIPRLTERFYRVDTARSRKMGGTGLGLAIVKHIVNRHRGLLTIDSRMGEGSTFTVWLPAAPVRDRPAATSAP from the coding sequence ATGATCAGAGGAACCGTCACCCCGCGCCGCGTCCTGCTGGTCGCCCTGTTCCTGTCCAGCCCCACCGCCATCATGCTGGTGGTGCTGGCCGGGGCGGGGCGTCTCGATATCTGGCCCGCCATCGGCACCTGGGTGATGGTGACCTCGCTGTTGCTGCCCTTGGTCCGCTCCCATCTGGGCGAGTTGTCGGGTCTGGCCAATTGGGTGCGCACCCTGGCCCATGGTGGCGACATCGCCACCGCTCCGGGCAAGGACGGCATGGCTCTGGCCGAGATCGCGGCGGCGGTGGCGGCGCTGCGCCGCCTGTGGCAGCACCGTTCCGCCGAACTGGCCGAGACGGCGCGCTGGAATGCCAGCCTGCTGGAGAATCTTCCCGATCCCTTGCTCCTGCTGGATTCGGGCCGCCGGGTGGTCCGCGCCAACCGGGCCGCCACCCGCCTGTTCGGCCGTGATCCGGCGGGCAGTGATCTGGCCGCCGTGCTGCGCGATCCCACCGTTACCGAGGCGGTGCAGGCGGTGGTGTCAGGCGCTGCGCCATTTCGCGAATGCGAGTTCACCCAGGCCATTCCGGTGGAGCGCTTTTTCGCGGCGCGCATCGAACGTCTGGACGGCCAGCCTGCCTTCGAGGCGGCCATCGCCCTGCTCACCTTGCACGAACTGACCGCCATCCGACGCATGGAGCGCATGCGGGCCGATTTCGTCGCCAATGCCAGTCACGAATTGCGCACGCCGCTGGCGGCTCTCTCGGGCTTCATCGAGACCTTGCAGGGCCCGGCCCGCGATGACGAAGAAGCGCGGGAAAAGTTCTTAGGCATCATGGCCGAGCAATCGGGCCGCATGAGTCGGCTGGTGGCCGATCTCCTGTCGCTGTCGCGCATCGAACTGGACGAACATTCGCAGCCCGGCGAAACGGTGGATCTGGCCCGGCTGGCGACCAGTGCCGCCGAGGCGCTGCGCCCCCTGGCCAGTCCGCGCGGCATGGAACTGGTTGTCGAGATCGCCGACGGTCTGCCTCCGGTGACCGGCCAGTCGGACCAACTGGCGCAGTTGCTTCAGAACTTGATGGAAAACGCGGTCAAGTATGGCAATGACGGCAGTGCCGTGGAAGTCAGCGTCGCCTTGGCCGACAGCGCGCCCTCGGGGGCGGGGACGGCGCTGCGTGCGGGTCCGGTGGTCCGGCTGGCGGTCAAGGATCACGGCGAGGGTATTCCGGCGGAGCATATTCCTCGCCTGACCGAGCGCTTCTACCGGGTGGACACGGCGCGCTCGCGCAAGATGGGCGGCACCGGTCTGGGTCTGGCCATCGTCAAGCACATCGTCAACCGCCATCGCGGCCTGCTGACCATCGATAGCCGCATGGGCGAAGGCTCGACCTTCACCGTGTGGCTGCCCGCCGCACCAGTCCGAGATAGACCAGCAGCGACATCAGCCCCATGA
- a CDS encoding multidrug effflux MFS transporter, which produces MSNETPSRRMAVLLTLLVAFGPVCTDLYLASLPDMARDLATTTTMVQLTLSAFVGGFAVMQLVYGPLSDRFGRRPLLLGGILIYVAASIYCVFAPSIEALIAGRFVQAVGACCGPVLGRAVVRDLFAREQAAKVMSYMASAMALAPLVAPTIGGWFHTWFGWRSNFLLLALFGVLLLALVWRMLGETNQHKDPQAMDLGRMAENYREILTHRLFLGYVLTMTAAFGGLFSFISASSFVMIDVMGMEPRFFGLAFAFASAGFVVGGFAGARITHGKGIERTVFLGTLGCALAGLALAGLVWSGLARPGGLAGIVMIMGPVMAFFASCALIMPNATAGAIAPFPRAAGAASSAMGFIQMSGGAVAGWLVGRLYDGSARPLATMVAVMGLMSLLVYLGLVRRAATR; this is translated from the coding sequence GTGAGTAACGAAACGCCTTCGCGGCGCATGGCGGTCCTGTTGACCCTTCTGGTGGCGTTCGGGCCGGTCTGCACCGATCTCTATCTCGCCTCGCTGCCCGACATGGCCCGCGATCTGGCCACCACCACCACCATGGTGCAGTTGACGCTGTCGGCCTTTGTCGGCGGCTTCGCGGTGATGCAGTTGGTCTATGGCCCGCTGTCCGACCGCTTCGGACGCCGCCCGCTGCTGCTGGGCGGCATCCTTATCTACGTGGCGGCCAGCATCTATTGCGTCTTCGCCCCCAGCATCGAGGCCCTGATCGCCGGACGGTTCGTCCAGGCGGTGGGAGCCTGCTGCGGCCCCGTCCTGGGCCGGGCCGTGGTGCGCGATCTGTTCGCCCGCGAGCAGGCGGCCAAGGTGATGAGCTACATGGCCTCGGCCATGGCGCTGGCGCCCTTGGTGGCGCCCACCATCGGCGGCTGGTTCCACACATGGTTCGGCTGGCGCTCCAATTTCCTTCTGCTGGCCCTGTTCGGAGTCCTGTTGCTGGCCCTGGTCTGGCGCATGCTGGGCGAGACCAACCAGCACAAGGACCCGCAAGCCATGGATCTCGGCCGCATGGCGGAGAACTACCGCGAGATCCTGACCCATCGGCTGTTCCTGGGCTATGTGCTGACCATGACGGCGGCCTTCGGCGGGCTGTTCAGCTTCATCTCGGCATCCAGCTTCGTGATGATCGACGTCATGGGGATGGAGCCCCGCTTCTTCGGTCTGGCCTTCGCCTTCGCCTCGGCGGGATTCGTGGTGGGCGGATTCGCCGGAGCCCGGATCACCCATGGCAAGGGCATCGAGCGCACCGTGTTTCTCGGCACACTGGGTTGCGCCCTGGCCGGACTGGCCCTGGCCGGGCTGGTCTGGTCGGGACTGGCCAGGCCGGGCGGTCTGGCGGGCATCGTCATGATCATGGGGCCGGTGATGGCGTTCTTCGCCTCCTGCGCCCTGATCATGCCCAATGCCACGGCGGGCGCCATCGCGCCCTTCCCACGCGCCGCCGGAGCCGCCTCCTCGGCCATGGGCTTCATCCAGATGAGCGGCGGCGCGGTGGCGGGCTGGCTGGTGGGACGGCTTTATGATGGCTCGGCGCGGCCGCTGGCCACCATGGTGGCGGTCATGGGGCTGATGTCGCTGCTGGTCTATCTCGGACTGGTGCGGCGGGCAGCCACACGGTGA
- a CDS encoding M48 family metallopeptidase: MAHAFLLHLQGRSLPIAIKRSGRARNMSLRLDSGGGSLVVVLPDGVPEKEALRFAQAQSTWIESRLAVLPGPVPFRDGGEVPLLGLAHVIAHQPQARRGVWAEAGVIHVSGQAEHLPRRVEEFLRGEARVVMAHHARDLATQLGRKPGRISVRDTSSRWGSCSAHGDLSFSWRLVMAPDWVGRYVAAHEVAHLAEMNHGPDFWALVEKLAGDYKAPRAWLKRHGPQLHRYGAPCE; the protein is encoded by the coding sequence ATGGCTCATGCTTTTCTTCTCCACCTCCAGGGGCGCAGCTTGCCCATCGCCATCAAGCGGTCGGGCCGGGCGCGCAATATGAGCCTGCGCCTCGATTCCGGCGGCGGATCATTGGTGGTGGTGCTGCCCGACGGCGTGCCGGAGAAGGAGGCCCTGCGCTTTGCGCAAGCCCAAAGCACCTGGATCGAAAGCCGCCTCGCCGTTCTGCCCGGCCCGGTCCCCTTCAGGGATGGCGGCGAGGTGCCCCTGCTGGGCTTGGCCCATGTCATCGCCCACCAGCCCCAGGCGCGGCGCGGCGTCTGGGCCGAGGCGGGCGTGATCCACGTCTCGGGTCAGGCCGAGCATCTGCCCCGCCGGGTGGAAGAGTTCCTGCGGGGCGAGGCCCGCGTGGTCATGGCCCATCACGCCCGAGACCTTGCCACTCAATTGGGCCGCAAGCCGGGGCGCATCTCGGTACGCGACACATCATCGCGCTGGGGCAGTTGCTCGGCCCATGGCGATCTGTCCTTTTCCTGGCGGCTGGTGATGGCGCCCGACTGGGTGGGGCGTTATGTGGCCGCCCACGAAGTCGCCCATCTAGCGGAAATGAATCACGGTCCCGATTTCTGGGCGCTGGTGGAAAAGCTGGCCGGAGATTATAAGGCTCCGCGCGCTTGGCTAAAGCGGCACGGTCCGCAATTGCATCGATATGGGGCCCCTTGTGAGTAA
- a CDS encoding cobyric acid synthase has protein sequence MTKTPAIMLQGTGSDVGKSLVAAGLCRLFARQGLVVRPFKPQNMSNNAAVTTDGGEIGRAQALQARAAGVEPRSDMNPVLLKPQSETGAQVVVQGKVVASATARDYHGLKPTLLPRVLESYDRLAAEADLMVVEGAGSAAEVNLRAADIANMGFAEAADLPVVLVADIDRGGVIASIIGTWVILPEAERARLKGYVINRFRGDPALFIPALDIIREKTGLNCLGIVPWFADAALLPAEDSASLGRGRAGGGGLKIAVPRLSRIANFDDFDPLAAEPGVSLDMVEPGRPLPRDADLIILPGSKSTIADLDFLRAQGWDIDILAHARRGGRVLGICAGFQMLGKSVSDPLGVEGPAGGVAAGLGLLDVETVMEGDKVLRRVTGRDAAGHGVTGYEMHMGRSTGPDSARPFLTLEGRPDGAVSADGRVMGCYLHGLFGSDAFRAALLGQDSGLEYEPMVDCVLDRLADHLERHLDMDALRGLSGL, from the coding sequence ATGACGAAGACACCCGCCATCATGCTGCAAGGTACCGGCTCGGATGTGGGCAAGTCGCTGGTGGCGGCGGGCCTGTGCCGTCTGTTCGCGCGCCAGGGGCTGGTGGTCCGTCCCTTCAAGCCGCAGAACATGTCCAACAATGCCGCCGTGACGACGGATGGCGGCGAAATCGGCCGCGCCCAGGCGCTGCAGGCCCGCGCGGCGGGGGTAGAGCCCCGCTCGGACATGAATCCTGTGCTGTTGAAACCGCAAAGCGAGACCGGCGCCCAGGTGGTGGTCCAAGGCAAGGTGGTGGCCAGCGCTACGGCCAGGGATTATCACGGGCTCAAACCCACCTTGTTGCCGCGCGTGCTGGAAAGCTATGACCGCCTCGCGGCCGAAGCCGATCTGATGGTGGTGGAAGGCGCGGGCAGCGCCGCCGAAGTCAATTTGCGTGCCGCCGATATCGCCAATATGGGCTTTGCCGAGGCCGCCGATCTGCCCGTGGTGCTGGTCGCCGATATCGACCGGGGCGGTGTCATCGCATCCATCATCGGCACCTGGGTCATTCTGCCCGAGGCGGAGCGGGCCAGGCTCAAGGGCTATGTCATCAACCGCTTTCGCGGCGATCCGGCGCTGTTCATTCCGGCGCTGGACATCATCCGCGAGAAGACCGGCCTGAATTGTCTCGGCATCGTCCCCTGGTTCGCCGACGCTGCCCTGCTGCCCGCCGAGGATTCGGCTTCGCTGGGCCGAGGCAGGGCGGGAGGCGGGGGCTTGAAGATCGCCGTGCCGCGTTTGTCGCGCATCGCCAATTTCGACGATTTCGATCCCCTGGCCGCCGAGCCCGGGGTCAGTCTGGACATGGTGGAGCCAGGCCGCCCCTTGCCGCGTGATGCCGATCTGATCATCCTGCCCGGTTCCAAATCCACCATCGCCGATCTGGATTTCCTGCGGGCCCAGGGCTGGGACATCGACATCCTGGCCCATGCCCGCCGTGGCGGGCGGGTTCTGGGCATCTGTGCCGGATTCCAGATGCTGGGCAAAAGCGTTTCCGATCCCCTGGGCGTCGAAGGCCCTGCGGGGGGCGTCGCGGCTGGTCTGGGCCTGCTCGACGTGGAGACGGTGATGGAGGGCGACAAGGTGCTGCGCCGTGTCACCGGCCGCGATGCCGCGGGCCATGGGGTGACGGGTTACGAAATGCATATGGGCCGCAGCACCGGTCCCGATAGCGCCCGGCCCTTCCTCACCCTGGAAGGTCGCCCCGATGGCGCGGTCTCGGCGGATGGCCGCGTCATGGGCTGCTATCTGCACGGCCTGTTCGGCTCCGATGCCTTCCGCGCCGCCCTGCTGGGCCAAGACAGCGGACTGGAATACGAGCCCATGGTGGATTGCGTGCTGGACCGCCTTGCCGACCATCTGGAACGGCATCTGGATATGGATGCGTTGCGGGGTCTGTCAGGCCTGTAG
- the cbiB gene encoding adenosylcobinamide-phosphate synthase CbiB produces the protein MFPLFMHSAHAPEGLMLLFMAIALDAALGEMGPLFRILPHPVVLIGRVIGLLDRRLNRAERTGPERRFRGVAVALGLSLGALGIGAVIIFLARTLPHAWLFEVFVAATLLAQRSLFEHVHDVASALKDSGLEAGRYAVSRIVGRDPQSLDSHGVVRAAIESLAENFADGVVAPVFWYAILGLPGLLLYKTINTADSMIGHLNDKYRDFGMASARLDDVLNLVPARLAGLLLVLAAPFVPKGKPVKALVTMIRDSGHHRSPNSGWPEAAAAGALDLALGGPRKYPGLTVDEKWLGTGRARAEVSDIHRALHLYTVACLIQVGLVIGCLWLQA, from the coding sequence ATGTTTCCGCTGTTCATGCATTCCGCGCACGCGCCCGAAGGGCTGATGCTGCTGTTCATGGCCATCGCCCTCGATGCCGCGCTGGGCGAGATGGGTCCGCTGTTTCGCATCCTGCCCCATCCGGTGGTGCTGATCGGCCGCGTCATCGGCCTGCTCGACCGCCGCCTCAACCGGGCGGAACGCACCGGTCCTGAGCGGCGGTTCAGGGGCGTGGCCGTGGCCTTGGGCCTCAGCCTGGGTGCCTTGGGAATCGGCGCGGTGATCATTTTCCTGGCCCGAACGCTTCCCCATGCCTGGCTGTTCGAAGTCTTCGTGGCCGCCACCTTGCTGGCGCAGCGCTCCTTGTTCGAGCATGTGCACGACGTGGCCAGCGCCCTGAAGGACAGCGGGTTGGAGGCCGGGCGCTATGCGGTGTCGCGCATCGTGGGCCGCGATCCCCAAAGCCTGGATTCCCATGGCGTGGTCCGCGCCGCCATCGAAAGTCTGGCCGAGAATTTCGCCGATGGTGTGGTGGCGCCGGTCTTCTGGTACGCAATCCTCGGCCTGCCCGGCCTGTTGCTCTACAAGACCATCAATACCGCCGATTCCATGATCGGCCATCTAAACGACAAATACCGGGATTTCGGCATGGCCTCGGCGCGCCTCGACGATGTCTTGAACCTTGTTCCCGCCCGTCTGGCCGGGCTGTTGCTGGTCCTGGCCGCGCCCTTCGTGCCGAAGGGCAAGCCGGTCAAAGCCCTGGTCACCATGATCCGCGATTCCGGCCACCACCGCTCCCCCAATTCCGGCTGGCCCGAAGCGGCGGCGGCAGGCGCTTTGGATCTGGCCTTAGGGGGACCGCGCAAATATCCCGGCCTCACCGTGGACGAGAAATGGCTGGGAACGGGCCGGGCGCGGGCCGAGGTCTCGGACATCCATCGGGCTCTGCACCTTTACACCGTGGCCTGCCTGATCCAGGTGGGGCTGGTCATCGGATGTCTGTGGCTACAGGCCTGA
- a CDS encoding sirohydrochlorin chelatase: protein MSEKIGVMLCGHGSRDVDAIREFQALAGHLTQRLPQYEVDSGFLEFATPIIRTSLDALKAKGVSRILAVPGMLFAAGHVKNDLPWEINSFAAENPGMTIAFGRELAVDTKLLAAARARIEEAEAASLAAIDRKDTLLLVVGRGTNDPDANSNIAKVARMLWEGMGFGWAEIAFSGVAYPLVDQALERVTKLGYKRVIVFPYFLFTGILVKRIYDWTDQAAAAHPGVEFLKAPYLNDHPLVIDSFVERVGEILEGSPAMNCSLCKYREQVVGYEASVGAVQAGHHHHVRGIGTDEDHHHHDHGHDHGHDHGHHHGHAYRPHRHD, encoded by the coding sequence ATGAGCGAGAAGATCGGTGTGATGTTGTGCGGCCACGGCAGCCGCGATGTGGATGCCATCCGGGAATTCCAGGCTTTGGCCGGGCATCTGACCCAGCGCCTGCCCCAATACGAGGTGGATTCGGGCTTTTTGGAATTCGCCACGCCCATCATCCGCACCAGCCTGGACGCGCTGAAGGCCAAGGGCGTGTCGCGCATCCTGGCGGTGCCGGGCATGCTGTTCGCGGCCGGTCACGTCAAGAACGACCTGCCCTGGGAGATCAATTCGTTCGCCGCCGAGAATCCCGGCATGACCATTGCCTTCGGGCGTGAGCTGGCCGTGGATACCAAGCTGTTGGCCGCCGCGCGCGCCCGCATCGAGGAGGCCGAGGCCGCGTCCTTAGCCGCTATCGATCGCAAGGACACCCTGCTGCTGGTGGTGGGACGCGGCACCAACGACCCGGATGCCAATTCCAACATCGCCAAGGTGGCGCGCATGCTGTGGGAAGGCATGGGCTTCGGCTGGGCCGAGATCGCCTTTTCCGGCGTGGCCTATCCCCTGGTGGATCAGGCCCTCGAGCGGGTGACCAAGCTTGGCTATAAGCGGGTCATCGTCTTCCCGTATTTCCTGTTCACCGGCATTCTGGTCAAGCGCATCTACGACTGGACCGATCAGGCGGCGGCGGCCCATCCGGGCGTCGAGTTCCTCAAGGCTCCCTATCTCAACGACCATCCCCTGGTGATCGACAGCTTTGTCGAAAGGGTGGGGGAAATCCTCGAGGGCTCGCCCGCCATGAACTGCAGCTTGTGCAAATACCGCGAACAGGTGGTGGGCTACGAGGCCTCTGTCGGTGCGGTTCAGGCCGGTCATCACCACCATGTGCGCGGCATCGGCACCGACGAGGATCACCACCACCATGACCACGGCCATGATCACGGTCATGATCATGGTCATCACCACGGCCACGCCTACCGCCCCCACCGTCACGACTGA
- a CDS encoding precorrin-8X methylmutase: protein MSAWIADPAEIYRQSFATIRAEADLARMPADLADLAVRVIHACGMTDIAADLAWTEGAGKTGTEALSRGAPILVDAEMVAHGIIRRNLPAANRVICTLNEVSQAEAKAAATTRSALAVEKWLPHLDGAVVAVGNAPTALFHLLELIEAGAPRPALILGFAVGFVGAMESKDALIASGQPHVALKGRRGGSAMAAAAVNALAGGLK, encoded by the coding sequence GTGAGCGCCTGGATCGCGGACCCCGCCGAAATCTACCGACAAAGCTTCGCCACCATCCGGGCCGAGGCTGATCTGGCGCGCATGCCCGCCGATCTGGCCGATCTGGCGGTCCGCGTCATCCATGCCTGCGGCATGACCGATATCGCGGCCGATCTGGCCTGGACCGAGGGGGCGGGCAAGACCGGGACCGAGGCTTTGTCGCGCGGCGCTCCCATTCTGGTGGACGCCGAGATGGTGGCCCACGGCATCATCCGCCGCAATCTGCCCGCCGCCAATCGGGTGATCTGCACCCTGAACGAGGTGTCCCAGGCCGAGGCCAAGGCGGCGGCGACCACCCGTTCGGCCCTGGCCGTGGAGAAGTGGCTACCCCATCTGGATGGCGCAGTGGTGGCGGTGGGCAATGCGCCGACTGCCCTGTTCCACCTGCTGGAACTGATCGAAGCGGGGGCGCCCCGCCCCGCCCTGATCCTGGGCTTCGCCGTGGGCTTCGTCGGCGCGATGGAAAGCAAGGACGCGCTCATCGCCTCGGGCCAGCCCCATGTGGCGTTGAAAGGCCGCCGCGGCGGCAGCGCCATGGCGGCGGCGGCGGTCAATGCCCTGGCGGGGGGATTGAAATGA
- a CDS encoding bifunctional cobalt-precorrin-7 (C(5))-methyltransferase/cobalt-precorrin-6B (C(15))-methyltransferase: MITVIGIGEDGLDGLSPAARTLLDTAEVLVGGARHLAMVPSNGAERLEWASPFADSRALLEARTTNRVVVLASGEPLWFGAAATLISWFGADKVSVVPHPGAFSLACARLGWAMQDCLFLTIHGRPIDALALHLAPGRRLLILAEDRTSPAHVAALLRSHGYGASTITVLENLGGAKERITDPEGCASDLNVVAVECRLDRGVRPLSTVPGLPDEAFEHDGQLTKRDIRAATLAALAPLPGQVLWDVGAGCGSIAIEWMRAGGRAIALESRPERLERIARNAARLGVPGLEIIAGRVPDTLPLDREPPDAIFVGGGVSEAGLLDICWSALGRGGRLVANAVTLEGEAALVALFGLHGGEMTRLSVAHLDRVGGFHAWHPAMPVTRYVGWKK, translated from the coding sequence ATGATCACCGTCATCGGCATTGGCGAGGACGGTCTGGACGGGCTGTCGCCCGCCGCCCGGACATTGCTCGATACCGCCGAGGTGCTGGTGGGCGGTGCCCGCCATCTGGCCATGGTCCCGTCCAATGGGGCCGAACGGCTGGAATGGGCTTCGCCCTTCGCTGACAGCCGTGCCCTGTTGGAGGCCCGCACGACTAACCGCGTTGTCGTCCTGGCCAGCGGCGAGCCCCTGTGGTTCGGTGCCGCCGCCACTCTGATAAGCTGGTTCGGTGCCGATAAGGTGAGCGTGGTTCCCCATCCCGGCGCCTTCTCCCTGGCTTGCGCCCGTCTGGGCTGGGCCATGCAGGATTGCCTGTTCCTCACCATTCACGGGCGGCCCATTGACGCCCTGGCCCTGCATCTGGCGCCGGGGCGCCGCCTGCTGATCCTGGCCGAGGATCGCACCAGTCCGGCCCATGTGGCGGCTTTGCTGCGTTCCCACGGATATGGCGCCAGCACGATTACAGTGCTGGAGAATTTGGGCGGAGCGAAAGAGCGCATCACCGATCCCGAGGGCTGCGCCTCGGATCTCAATGTCGTGGCGGTGGAGTGTCGTCTGGACCGGGGTGTTCGCCCTCTCTCCACGGTGCCCGGCCTGCCCGACGAAGCCTTCGAGCATGATGGGCAGTTGACCAAGCGCGACATCCGCGCCGCCACCCTGGCCGCCCTTGCGCCGTTGCCCGGTCAGGTGCTGTGGGACGTGGGGGCGGGCTGCGGCTCCATCGCCATCGAGTGGATGCGGGCGGGCGGCCGGGCCATCGCCCTGGAAAGCCGCCCGGAACGCCTGGAGCGCATCGCCCGCAACGCGGCGCGCCTGGGGGTTCCCGGACTTGAGATCATCGCGGGCCGTGTTCCCGATACCCTGCCGCTCGACCGCGAGCCCCCCGACGCCATCTTCGTGGGCGGCGGCGTCTCCGAGGCCGGGCTGCTGGATATCTGCTGGTCGGCGCTGGGGCGCGGCGGGCGGCTGGTGGCCAATGCTGTGACCCTGGAAGGCGAGGCGGCCCTGGTCGCCCTGTTCGGCCTGCATGGCGGCGAGATGACCCGGCTGTCGGTGGCCCATCTCGACCGGGTGGGCGGCTTCCACGCCTGGCATCCCGCCATGCCGGTGACCCGTTATGTGGGGTGGAAGAAGTGA
- the cobI gene encoding precorrin-2 C(20)-methyltransferase, which yields MTGTLYGIGIGPGDAELLTLKAVRLIRDVPVLAWPAPLEGEGLARSIAAPHIPAGKTEIAIRMGFTVDRAGTEAAYDRAAQEIAAHLEAGRDVAVLCEGDPFFFGSFIYLFARLSPRFGVEVVPGVSSIMAAAADLQAPLCAWDDGVAIIPATRSESEIEAALAASDAAVIMKVGRHLPKVKAVLQRLGLWEKARIVERVGLPGRKRHDPTTITELPYFSLILVHRRGNAWL from the coding sequence GTGACCGGGACCCTCTATGGCATCGGCATCGGCCCCGGTGACGCGGAACTGCTGACCTTGAAGGCGGTGCGTCTGATCCGCGACGTGCCGGTGCTGGCCTGGCCCGCGCCGTTGGAGGGCGAGGGGCTGGCGCGCAGTATCGCCGCCCCGCACATTCCTGCGGGCAAGACCGAGATCGCCATTCGCATGGGCTTTACCGTGGACCGGGCGGGCACCGAGGCGGCCTATGACCGGGCGGCGCAAGAGATTGCCGCCCATCTGGAAGCGGGCCGCGACGTGGCGGTGTTGTGCGAGGGTGACCCGTTCTTCTTCGGCTCGTTCATCTATCTCTTTGCCCGGCTGTCGCCGCGCTTTGGCGTGGAGGTGGTGCCGGGTGTGTCGTCCATCATGGCCGCCGCCGCCGATCTTCAGGCGCCGCTTTGCGCCTGGGATGACGGCGTGGCGATCATTCCGGCCACCCGCAGCGAGTCCGAGATCGAGGCGGCCCTGGCTGCCTCCGATGCCGCCGTGATCATGAAGGTGGGCCGCCACCTGCCCAAGGTCAAAGCCGTGCTGCAACGCCTCGGCCTGTGGGAAAAGGCCCGTATCGTCGAGCGTGTCGGACTGCCGGGACGTAAACGTCACGATCCGACGACCATCACCGAGCTTCCCTATTTCTCCCTCATCCTGGTGCACCGCAGAGGAAACGCATGGCTGTAG